The window ggtcacatCCCTAGACCTTTTAACCATttggtaaaaataacaaaaacaatcatTCGCTTTCTAGTTTCTTCTTATAATTATTAGTGATAATTTAGAAGTAAGAAAACCAAATCCTTTGTTTGGAAGCACAACTTAGTTATTTCATTTGCTCTCATCAAATGTATACACTAACATCCATAttaaactccctgtggaaatcgaccccgactcttgttgggtactattcttccaacgacaattttcactcactattgagtgcggattggatatggatcaatttttggcaccgttgccaaGGAGTTAAGATGGGGTTAGatatatatttgagtgtgtttttggaatatctttttTCCCTTCCATGTTACTAACTTATGTGAGAAATTCTAGGTAGAAACATGGCGAACAATGATCTCGgaaatttgcctttgggggaaTTGGATGGCGAGGAGGAACAAGTAGAGGAGGTACCTCTTGAGCCTCAAGCCAATTGGAGAGGCCTGGTACCACATGACAACGTTCTTGTTCCACTCCACCTCCACCAAAAGCGGCTCCACACCAGATATTTCCCAATGAAGGTTATGCTAGtgtaatagtccctccccgtattagggcgggcaagttccaaataaccaatgtgatACTTACTTTGCTTGAGCAACAAGCTTTCTTTACCAGTGCTCCAATGCAAAATACTTATAAATATTTGAAGGGCTTTATGGATACATGTTGAGGGAGCAAGCAAACTAATATTTTCGAGGATGTATTTAGGCTAAGGCTTTTCCCCATCTCTACgaggggaaagctttagattggttggaacgattgTCGAACCATTCAAATTACACTTATGATGAGTTGGCGAAAAAGTTCattgctaagtttttctctcccgggcacatggctacactttgaGATGAAatcttggcattcaagcaagagccaaatgaacaaCTACATGAAATATAGGAGCGCTATAGAACAATGgctaaggaatgtcccaacaaggATATGccggaaaacatgattcaacaaaccttttaTCGTGATATTAACATAACCAACCAATGTATAGTGAATCAACTAGTcggtgggaactttatgactatgcattatgcggaggcatgtgaaatcttggatgagatggcggaaacgTCGTCGGCTTGGCAATAcggggctaatgttccacaaggtgatccgaatatgatccaccttcacaaagaattgcaagaccatgggcaagccattgccgaattgaccgctaccatgactcaactaggaaaggcccaactaaatcaagtacAAGCTCCTAAGAAAGTTAATGTTAtggagggagtgaatgtgatggtgaacaagaggaggaccaagggtccacaagtacaaactcgagtggagaactatgtgTAATATGATGGTGGTTTTCAGCAATATGATTCTTataatgaacaagaggaggaagtgtAATATGTGAActattttcaagggcaaagaaacaacttccaagtcccaaaccaacaacaatggcgaccacaaaacaatcatgataattgaaattctaacaatcaagggaattggagtggaaacaaccaaggaaattggttAGGCAACAATCAAGGTGAATGGAGTAACAATCAAGccaaccgggggtcgggttttcaaaggccctcaATGTATCAACAATCgatcaacccacctccttatcctttccatggttcaagttcttcaaacaatgagatgggacgtattgaaagtatgttcaagcaaatgatggaaaagaataccGATTCGGATGCCTAACTTTCCTCACACAACACATTAATCTGAAACCTAGAAGTttaaatggggaaaatctctcaagctttaaattctcgtcctaagggggcactaccaagtgacacggtagtaaacccaaagggtggtaaaAATACGGGGCATGCTATGGCAGTTATCACAAAAAGTGGAATaggcgggaatgcacccacctcaagtgtaAGGCGACTTGTTGATGATAATCAagtgatgcaagaagaagagatcctaAACAATGTTGTTCAACCTAATGAGGAAGttcgaattgatattgatgatagtgtggaagagactcaagaagaggtgaacccgtCCAGGGAACACACTATTGACATACTAGATCCAGttgtgcaaaaggctaaggcaccattgcctaagcctccacctccataccctcaaacacttgccaagaaaaatggtgagaatcaattcaagaagtttattcaaatgatgaagagtctttcaatcaatgtACCATTGGCCGAAGGTTTGGAACGGATGCCcgattatgcaaagtttatgaaggatcttgtgacaaagaagcggtcaatgaattttgagaccatcaaagtcactcatcaagtgagtgcaattgctCATTCAATGGCTTATAAGTTAGAGAATctcggtgctttcacgattccttgtacaatcggaactgccgagtttgctaaagctctttgtgatcttgggtaagtataaatttgatgccctttttggttttcaagactttgggaattgggaaaccaagacctacctctatgagattgcaaatggccaaTCGTACCATGAAAAGGTCgttgggtgtgattgaagatgttttggtcctggttaataaattcattctttcggcggattttgtcattctagattgttaggttgattatgaagtgccaaTTATTCTTGGGATACCTTTCATTGCTATGGGTAAGGCCCTTTGTGATGTTGAAATCGAAGAACTCACTTTCTGGGCTGGTGATGataagtggtattccatgtgtgtaagttcATGCGGCTATCAAATAGCAATTAGATGTGTTCGTTTGT is drawn from Nicotiana tomentosiformis chromosome 12, ASM39032v3, whole genome shotgun sequence and contains these coding sequences:
- the LOC138902229 gene encoding uncharacterized protein; its protein translation is MGKISQALNSRPKGALPSDTVVNPKGGKNTGHAMAVITKSGIGGNAPTSSVRRLVDDNQVMQEEEILNNVVQPNEEVRIDIDDSVEETQEEVNPSREHTIDILDPVVQKAKAPLPKPPPPYPQTLAKKNGENQFKKFIQMMKSLSINVPLAEGLERMPDYAKFMKDLVTKKRSMNFETIKVTHQVSAIAHSMAYKLENLGAFTIPCTIGTAEFAKALCDLG